In Fusobacterium hwasookii, a single window of DNA contains:
- a CDS encoding autotransporter-associated N-terminal domain-containing protein has protein sequence MSNLYKIEKNLRSIAKRYKTVKYSLGLAILFLMLGVSAFSEEVESSQVNGVPTREEIASSRESLKNSVGSLQSKIDQARAENEKGLAGLKLDLTQLMEQGDQVVKSPWASWQFGATYTYSKWNDTYKGSGDKSQKYPFEGMFLRSTNLFEQALSPLSDKYKELPSAKNSYVSSSNRRNGLGLGYGLASTEQKQEPLATLNVDASVRPKDVFRDPINAPTVTVQAPQLPPLNVPNLTPRAVNVPSPNVPNKTVNIVQPNASPFTGFFFDASANALHFNNSQGLVTGSATYTETKNVTLYSGVKGQDIKDNKAINQITPAANTGYIKTDGTIVDVSTSTNLGGLTSGNIIGRTTNILYRSGYDDGRDLTLSNLKLHVRGNFDGTTSGGVASSGAANDSYVDIGRGAAGGADPGSPVVPTRGTVGIHTLLNVKVKDTKATLYGIAGFLTSETWRSGTVTMENTTVDVYGEQNSVFYIMPSAYGTIAERLSRESATDKSHLKFYIGGLKGTTNINMYGKGNTAYLSTGISGPRHIENSGIINLDGASNIVYSNIGYTPDWSKTWYQNNTRYGAVTRNVYGDGSVAQNKMKSIVKLGTGSGSVNLYGDESVGIFFGSKMGGADPKSWEVDHRNVEFGTLQIIKKSSFIGIYQGEIELHAKIGERLSSTGGKHQTTEGNIYTLADSKEFVEGAVGVFSQSGQREGIRPIDDLGVPVGGYGGTAEYAHINELETKDKIHSLQIAKLDVRFGNKSRNGFMLISKLGTVMDIASPSADVNYIPNMTTEITDGVNGASTTEAQASLGTTIAYAEGTWDQAKHQLGSKLVNLNKNNTDAAAVNGGTARKPLTDMTASTAAKLQGLPSEINIYPNVTLASKNGIAYMGDNKGIVNAKGTTKAVNYGAIIGFARNKGVVNITGAITALDNNVVKADNKYKNIAGLATAGGTVNITGNVNINGIGGLASGNGSVVNLKGKANVINIGKDGGLAAVNQGKVNFAGGTINIGAGRPSSTPMYADSSSSIIFQDGATATAKPTQINMASGILMPGPAIDYSATTTGTGKYKGMKNVKVKLVGDGVVLQTNNGRTLNWNGSTAGSNGVKTAMKLGELDTNGKKFKIYDINGTFNLNTNLNLDTTTDEFNSSLGLSNEVFNIASTVTISSTAGNGLSMGSNSSASSNATNVYNNNGKVNITGGARNRTSAINISYGTINNKNIVSVDKGIGLYGINGYKLINNNSGKITVTSTGVGMAGFTSANTLQEYGTDKKIKNGTLLSTDRTLELINKGTITVNGANSVGMYGETAKITGAHSNTKVKASNGFITNEGKIVMTGKNAVGIVSKGLGNTINLKGTGSSDIELKGTKSIGVYAEKSNIRLLSNYGVEIKDDGTGIFVKDGSTISVGNLELKYSGSNTQRGTGIFYQGKAATTMTNKVNIRLVDTVGSKIGLIGIYTNNGGILANNGNILGNKGYGIVTHGTEIINNANITLNNPIASKNASVGIVTKASDKITNKGTISVGNDSVGIYGKAIDNINKITVGNAGTGIYSTTGNVNLISGSIQVGSNKAVGVYVQGKGQTVTANSGSSLTIGDNSFGFINSGSGNKINSNIVSQILGTDATYVYSTDKTGLVTNNTALTATGSYNYGLYSAGTVVNNKSINFNSGFGNVGIYSTYGGRATNNSNISVGKSYIDPNDVQNNRYSVGMAAGFSPTEIERRAGKTPYTGNIVNNGTINVTGEYSIGMYGTGAGTKVYNGTATNPNAVINLSASNTTGMYLDNGAVGYNYGTIKTVGTGLEKVVGIVVKNGSILENHGNIILNAKSAVGLLTKGNAVGNNLGIIKNYNSMQIQVSGDGAVKRQEDTNNSSFGKGLGDVSIDVPKGSTVGKIYVNGKIVVPEVQKASSEQYKEINVSKIGMYIDTSSKRFTKPIEGLSQLNSLTKADLIIGVEAAENTTAKQIQVNKKILKPYNAMIRKNPQINDWKIYSGSLTWIATISQNQTDGTIENAYMAKVNYTSWAGQVATPVDKKDTFNFLDGLEQRYGVEGIGTRENQVFQKINKIGNNEEILFFQAIDEMMGHQYANVQQRVQSTGIILDKEFNYLRDEWRTASKDSNKIKIFGTNGEYKTDTAGVIDYKNNAYGVAYVHENEDIKLGKGIGWYTGIVHNTFKFKDIGNSEEEQLQGKVGLFKSVPFDDNNSLNWTISGDVFVGYNTMNRRFLVVDEVFHAKAKYYTYGVGIKNEIGKDFRLSESFSLRPYAALGLEYGRVSKIREKSGEIKLEVKQNDYVSIKPEIGAELGFRHFFGAKSLRAGLGVAYENELGRVANGNNKARVVDTTADWFNIRGEKEDRKGNVKVDLNVGVDNTRVGVTANVGYDTKGENLRGGLGLRIIF, from the coding sequence ATGAGTAATCTATACAAAATTGAAAAAAATTTACGTTCAATTGCAAAAAGATATAAAACTGTAAAATATTCACTGGGACTAGCAATTTTATTTTTAATGTTAGGAGTAAGTGCATTTTCAGAGGAAGTAGAAAGCTCACAAGTAAATGGTGTACCAACAAGAGAAGAAATAGCTTCATCAAGAGAAAGTTTAAAAAATTCAGTTGGAAGTTTACAATCAAAAATTGATCAAGCAAGAGCAGAAAATGAAAAAGGTTTAGCAGGCTTAAAATTAGACTTAACTCAATTAATGGAACAAGGAGATCAAGTAGTAAAATCACCTTGGGCATCATGGCAATTTGGAGCTACTTATACATATAGTAAATGGAATGATACATATAAAGGTAGTGGAGATAAAAGTCAAAAATATCCATTTGAAGGAATGTTTTTAAGAAGCACAAATCTTTTTGAACAAGCTCTATCTCCTTTAAGCGATAAATACAAAGAATTACCAAGTGCCAAAAATTCTTATGTTTCTTCTTCAAATAGAAGAAATGGATTAGGATTAGGTTATGGTTTAGCAAGTACAGAACAAAAGCAAGAACCTTTGGCAACATTAAATGTTGATGCATCAGTAAGACCTAAAGATGTATTTAGAGATCCAATTAATGCACCAACAGTAACAGTTCAAGCACCACAATTACCACCGTTAAATGTACCTAATTTAACACCAAGGGCAGTAAATGTACCAAGCCCAAATGTACCAAATAAAACAGTAAATATAGTGCAACCTAATGCAAGTCCATTCACTGGATTCTTTTTTGATGCCAGTGCAAATGCTCTACATTTTAATAACAGTCAAGGGCTAGTAACAGGTAGTGCAACATATACTGAAACAAAAAATGTGACTTTATACTCTGGAGTAAAAGGACAGGACATAAAAGATAATAAAGCTATAAATCAAATAACTCCAGCAGCAAATACAGGATATATAAAAACAGATGGAACTATTGTAGATGTTTCAACCTCAACTAACTTGGGTGGATTAACAAGTGGAAATATAATAGGAAGAACAACTAATATTTTATATAGAAGTGGATATGATGATGGAAGAGATTTGACATTATCAAATTTAAAATTACATGTTAGAGGTAATTTTGATGGAACAACAAGTGGAGGAGTAGCTAGTTCTGGTGCAGCTAATGACTCATATGTAGATATAGGTAGAGGTGCTGCTGGTGGAGCTGATCCAGGAAGTCCTGTGGTACCTACAAGAGGAACAGTTGGAATACACACTCTTTTAAATGTTAAAGTTAAAGATACAAAGGCAACATTATATGGAATAGCAGGTTTTTTAACATCAGAAACTTGGCGTAGTGGAACAGTTACTATGGAAAATACAACTGTAGATGTATATGGAGAACAAAATTCAGTATTCTATATAATGCCGTCAGCTTATGGAACTATTGCTGAACGTTTATCAAGAGAATCTGCCACAGATAAAAGCCATTTAAAATTTTATATTGGCGGACTAAAAGGAACTACAAATATAAATATGTATGGAAAAGGAAATACTGCTTATCTATCAACAGGTATTTCAGGACCAAGACATATAGAAAATAGTGGTATAATAAACTTAGATGGAGCTTCAAATATAGTATATTCAAACATAGGTTACACACCTGATTGGAGTAAAACTTGGTATCAAAACAATACTAGATATGGAGCAGTAACACGTAATGTTTATGGAGATGGAAGTGTAGCACAAAATAAAATGAAGTCTATTGTAAAACTTGGGACAGGAAGTGGTTCAGTAAATCTTTATGGAGATGAAAGTGTTGGAATATTCTTTGGAAGCAAGATGGGAGGAGCTGATCCAAAATCTTGGGAAGTAGATCATAGAAATGTAGAGTTTGGGACATTACAAATTATAAAAAAATCTTCTTTTATAGGAATATACCAAGGGGAAATAGAGTTACATGCTAAGATAGGAGAAAGATTGTCTTCAACAGGAGGTAAACATCAAACTACTGAAGGGAATATATATACTTTAGCAGATAGTAAAGAATTTGTAGAAGGAGCAGTAGGAGTATTTTCTCAATCAGGGCAAAGGGAAGGGATAAGACCAATAGATGATTTAGGAGTTCCAGTTGGTGGTTATGGTGGAACAGCAGAATATGCCCATATAAATGAACTTGAAACTAAAGATAAAATTCATTCATTACAAATTGCTAAGTTAGATGTTAGATTTGGAAATAAGTCAAGAAATGGTTTTATGTTGATATCAAAATTGGGAACAGTTATGGATATTGCAAGTCCTAGTGCAGATGTTAATTATATTCCTAATATGACAACAGAAATTACAGATGGTGTGAATGGAGCTAGTACAACAGAAGCACAGGCTTCATTAGGAACAACTATTGCTTATGCTGAAGGAACTTGGGATCAAGCTAAACATCAACTAGGTTCAAAATTAGTAAATCTTAATAAAAATAATACAGATGCAGCAGCGGTAAATGGTGGAACAGCTAGAAAACCTTTGACAGATATGACTGCTTCAACAGCCGCTAAATTACAAGGTTTACCATCTGAAATAAATATATATCCAAATGTTACACTAGCTTCTAAGAATGGTATAGCTTATATGGGAGATAATAAAGGAATAGTTAATGCTAAGGGAACAACAAAGGCAGTTAACTATGGAGCAATTATAGGATTTGCTAGAAATAAAGGAGTGGTAAATATTACTGGAGCTATTACTGCACTAGATAATAATGTAGTAAAAGCTGATAATAAATATAAAAATATAGCAGGTTTAGCAACAGCAGGAGGGACTGTTAATATTACAGGTAATGTAAATATAAATGGTATAGGGGGACTTGCTTCTGGAAATGGTTCTGTTGTTAACCTAAAGGGAAAAGCAAATGTAATTAATATAGGAAAAGATGGAGGACTTGCTGCAGTAAATCAAGGAAAAGTAAATTTTGCAGGAGGAACTATCAATATAGGAGCGGGAAGACCTAGCTCTACTCCTATGTATGCAGATAGCAGTTCATCTATTATATTTCAAGATGGGGCAACAGCTACTGCTAAGCCAACTCAAATAAATATGGCAAGTGGAATATTAATGCCAGGTCCAGCTATTGATTATTCAGCTACAACAACAGGTACTGGAAAATATAAGGGGATGAAAAATGTTAAAGTAAAATTAGTAGGAGATGGAGTAGTTTTACAAACAAATAATGGTAGAACATTAAACTGGAATGGTTCAACAGCGGGTTCTAATGGTGTAAAAACTGCAATGAAACTTGGAGAGTTAGATACAAATGGAAAAAAATTTAAAATCTATGATATTAATGGAACTTTTAATTTGAATACTAACTTAAATTTAGATACTACTACTGATGAATTTAATAGTAGTTTAGGTTTATCAAACGAAGTATTTAATATAGCAAGTACTGTTACAATAAGTTCAACAGCAGGAAATGGACTTTCAATGGGATCAAATAGCTCAGCAAGTTCAAATGCAACCAATGTATACAATAATAATGGAAAAGTAAATATCACAGGAGGAGCAAGAAATAGAACTTCAGCTATAAATATAAGTTATGGTACTATCAATAATAAAAATATTGTAAGTGTTGATAAAGGAATAGGACTTTATGGAATAAATGGTTATAAACTTATAAATAATAATAGCGGAAAAATAACAGTAACAAGTACAGGTGTAGGTATGGCAGGATTTACATCTGCAAATACTTTACAAGAATACGGAACAGATAAAAAAATAAAAAATGGAACATTGCTTTCAACAGATAGAACTTTAGAATTAATAAATAAAGGTACAATTACAGTAAACGGAGCTAATTCAGTTGGAATGTACGGAGAAACAGCTAAAATAACAGGGGCACATTCAAATACAAAGGTAAAGGCTAGTAATGGTTTCATAACAAATGAAGGTAAAATAGTTATGACAGGTAAAAATGCTGTAGGAATTGTGTCTAAAGGATTAGGAAATACTATAAATCTAAAGGGAACTGGAAGCTCTGATATAGAGTTGAAAGGAACAAAAAGTATAGGAGTTTATGCTGAAAAGTCTAATATAAGACTATTATCAAATTATGGAGTAGAAATAAAAGATGATGGAACAGGAATATTTGTAAAAGATGGCAGCACAATAAGTGTAGGAAATTTAGAACTAAAGTACAGTGGTTCTAATACACAAAGAGGGACAGGAATATTTTATCAAGGAAAAGCTGCAACAACTATGACAAATAAAGTAAATATAAGACTTGTAGATACTGTTGGTTCAAAAATAGGACTTATTGGAATATATACAAATAATGGTGGAATATTAGCAAATAACGGAAATATACTAGGAAATAAGGGCTATGGAATTGTTACTCATGGTACAGAAATTATAAATAACGCTAATATCACATTAAATAATCCAATTGCTAGTAAAAATGCAAGTGTAGGGATAGTTACAAAAGCTTCAGATAAAATAACAAATAAAGGTACAATATCAGTTGGAAATGATTCTGTTGGTATTTATGGGAAAGCTATTGATAATATAAATAAAATAACTGTTGGAAATGCAGGAACAGGAATTTATAGCACAACAGGTAATGTAAATTTAATTTCAGGTTCAATTCAAGTTGGAAGTAATAAAGCAGTAGGGGTTTATGTTCAAGGGAAAGGACAAACTGTAACTGCAAATAGTGGAAGTAGTTTAACAATAGGAGATAATTCCTTTGGCTTTATCAACTCTGGTTCTGGAAATAAAATTAACAGTAATATAGTAAGCCAAATATTAGGAACAGATGCAACATATGTATATTCAACAGATAAAACTGGACTTGTAACTAATAATACAGCATTAACAGCTACAGGCTCATACAACTATGGATTATATTCAGCTGGAACAGTTGTAAATAATAAAAGTATAAATTTTAATTCAGGGTTTGGAAATGTAGGAATTTATAGTACTTATGGTGGAAGAGCAACAAATAATTCAAATATATCAGTAGGAAAATCATATATAGATCCTAATGATGTACAAAATAATCGTTATTCTGTTGGAATGGCAGCAGGATTTTCACCTACTGAAATAGAAAGAAGAGCAGGAAAAACTCCTTATACTGGAAATATAGTAAATAATGGGACTATTAATGTTACAGGTGAATATAGTATAGGTATGTATGGAACAGGAGCTGGAACTAAGGTATATAATGGTACAGCAACAAATCCAAATGCTGTAATAAATCTAAGTGCAAGTAATACAACAGGAATGTATCTTGATAATGGAGCAGTAGGTTATAACTATGGAACAATAAAAACAGTTGGAACAGGATTGGAAAAAGTTGTAGGTATTGTTGTAAAAAATGGTTCAATATTAGAAAATCATGGAAATATAATATTAAATGCTAAATCAGCTGTTGGATTACTGACAAAGGGAAATGCAGTTGGAAATAATTTAGGAATAATTAAGAACTATAATTCAATGCAAATTCAAGTAAGTGGAGATGGAGCTGTAAAAAGACAAGAAGATACTAATAATAGTAGCTTTGGAAAAGGATTAGGAGATGTTTCAATTGATGTACCTAAGGGTTCTACTGTTGGAAAAATTTATGTAAATGGAAAAATTGTTGTACCAGAAGTACAAAAAGCTAGTTCAGAACAGTATAAAGAAATTAATGTATCTAAAATAGGAATGTATATAGATACATCTAGTAAAAGATTTACAAAACCAATAGAAGGTTTAAGTCAATTAAATAGTTTAACAAAAGCTGATTTAATAATAGGTGTAGAAGCAGCAGAAAATACTACTGCTAAACAAATTCAAGTTAATAAAAAAATATTAAAACCATATAATGCTATGATTAGAAAGAATCCACAAATAAATGATTGGAAAATTTATTCAGGTTCTCTTACTTGGATAGCAACAATATCACAAAATCAAACAGATGGAACAATTGAAAATGCTTATATGGCAAAGGTAAATTATACAAGCTGGGCAGGACAAGTTGCAACACCAGTAGATAAGAAAGATACATTTAATTTCTTAGATGGATTAGAACAAAGATACGGTGTTGAAGGAATAGGAACAAGAGAAAATCAAGTATTCCAAAAAATAAATAAAATTGGAAATAATGAGGAAATATTATTCTTCCAAGCGATAGATGAAATGATGGGACACCAATATGCAAATGTACAACAAAGAGTACAATCAACAGGAATTATTTTGGATAAAGAATTTAATTATCTAAGAGATGAATGGAGAACAGCTTCAAAAGATTCAAATAAGATAAAAATATTTGGAACTAATGGAGAATATAAAACAGATACAGCAGGAGTTATAGACTATAAGAACAATGCATATGGAGTAGCTTATGTACATGAAAATGAAGACATAAAGCTAGGAAAAGGTATTGGATGGTATACAGGTATAGTTCATAATACATTTAAGTTTAAAGATATAGGAAATTCAGAAGAGGAACAATTACAAGGAAAAGTTGGATTATTTAAATCAGTACCATTTGATGATAACAATAGCTTAAATTGGACAATATCTGGAGATGTATTTGTTGGATATAACACAATGAACAGAAGATTTTTAGTAGTGGATGAAGTATTCCATGCAAAAGCTAAATACTATACTTATGGAGTAGGAATCAAAAATGAAATAGGTAAAGACTTTAGATTAAGCGAATCATTCTCATTAAGACCTTATGCAGCATTAGGTTTAGAATATGGAAGAGTATCTAAGATAAGAGAAAAATCTGGAGAAATCAAATTAGAAGTAAAACAAAATGATTATGTTTCTATAAAACCAGAAATAGGAGCAGAATTAGGATTCAGACACTTCTTTGGAGCTAAATCGCTAAGAGCAGGTTTAGGAGTAGCTTATGAAAATGAACTAGGAAGAGTTGCAAATGGAAATAATAAAGCAAGAGTAGTGGATACAACAGCAGATTGGTTCAACATAAGAGGAGAAAAAGAAGACAGAAAAGGCAATGTAAAAGTTGACTTAAATGTTGGAGTGGACAACACAAGAGTTGGAGTAACTGCAAATGTAGGATATGACACTAAGGGAGAAAACCTAAGAGGTGGACTAGGACTAAGAATCATATTCTAA